A region of the Synechococcus sp. PCC 7502 genome:
AGATTTGAGTATGGATTTTTGGATAACTTTTTGCTTAGGTGAATTAGGCTGATTTGACTCTAAAGCTTGTTCATAAGCCTCTAGAGCTTGAGCATAAAGTCTTTGGGAGTTGGAACCCACAAATACATTCTTGATCGCTATTTCTTCAAGATTACTAGACTGCCACCCACTGACATTTAACATTAAATCAGTTTGAATTAAGTCAAGACTAGTTTGTGCTTGGGGGGAATTAGCACTTTCGCCCAAAGATAACCCAATGAAAGCGATCGCCAGTAATGTGAGAATAATTAAAGTAACTCTCTTAACAATTTGGTTCAAAGTCACATACTCAGCCTATTAGTGTCCCTATTTCCTGATTGAATTTAATTAGCTGCCAACCATTTTTGGGCATTCAGCCTTTGTACTACGGCAAATACCAATAGATCGAGGGTGGCTTTGCGTTCATCTATTAAAAATGGCTCAATTACCGAAGGCTGAGAACCTGCGTCCCAACAGGAAAAGGCTTTCTGTCCGTTAATGTCCTGTTTAGCAAAATAAATAATAAACTGCCGAATCTGGTTTTTCCAATTACCTTTGAT
Encoded here:
- a CDS encoding DUF2996 domain-containing protein, yielding MSEEVTTANPVPEAKPKAKVEKVKQPTVEELPFSEFIANHYLPALAKAFANLGITDLNLQLEDLQIKGNWKNQIRQFIIYFAKQDINGQKAFSCWDAGSQPSVIEPFLIDERKATLDLLVFAVVQRLNAQKWLAAN